The sequence GGCCACGACCTGGTCCGCCGCCGTTGCCATGATCATGTTGAAGTTGCGCATCGTGCCGCGGTACATCACGTTGCCGAGGCGATCGCCGAGGTGTCCCTTGAGGAAGGCGAAGTCTGCACGCAGCGCGCGCTCGAACAGGTAGTCACGCCCGTCCAGGGTACGGACTTCCTTTCCACGCGCCAGCTCGGTGCCGACGCCCACCGGCGTGTAGAACCCGCCGAGGCCTGCGCCTGCGCAACGGATGCGTTCGACCAGCGAGCCCTGCGGCACGAGCTCGAGCTCGACCTCGCCCTTCAGGTAGCGCTCTCTGAACTGCGTCGACGAGGGCGCCGGGAACGAGGCAATCAGCTTGCGCACGCGACCATCACCGAAGAGCGCACCGAGCGCGAACGGCCCTGTGCCTGCACCGTTGCTGACAATCACCAGGTCGCGTGCGCCCGTCTCGCGCAACGCCTCGATCAGCCGTGCCGGCATGCCGGCGTTGCCGAAGCCGCCTAGCATGATCGTCGCGCCGTCGCGCACATCGGCCACTGCGGCGCGGCAGTCGGCCACGGTCTTGTCGATCACGCCATCTCCCGGCAATTCTTCTATAGGCGACGATGCATGCACGGCATGCATGCGCGTCGCGACCAAAATGCTAGGATAGCAAAATGCTGTTGGCCGCGGATCGCCGATGTGATCACACCGGAACGCGGCCACATCGCGAAGGAGAGCCGATGAGTCGAACTCGCCGATCCGCGCTTGCCATGGCAGGCGCGCTACTGCTGTCGATGACTGCGCTGCCCGTAGCCGCCCAGCCTGCAGCCGCGTATCCGGTCAAGCCGGTGACGATGGTTCTACCGTTCGGCGCGGGCGGCCTGATCGACATCTTCGGTCGACTGATTGCCGACGGGCTTTCGCGAAAGCTCGGCCAGCCGTTCATCGTACGCAACATGCCGGG comes from Rhodocyclaceae bacterium and encodes:
- a CDS encoding 3-oxoacid CoA-transferase subunit A — translated: MIDKTVADCRAAVADVRDGATIMLGGFGNAGMPARLIEALRETGARDLVIVSNGAGTGPFALGALFGDGRVRKLIASFPAPSSTQFRERYLKGEVELELVPQGSLVERIRCAGAGLGGFYTPVGVGTELARGKEVRTLDGRDYLFERALRADFAFLKGHLGDRLGNVMYRGTMRNFNMIMATAADQVVAEVDRLVGVGEIPPEQVHTPGIFVDRLVQADRHPNLLEQPKEGGA